A section of the Euwallacea similis isolate ESF13 chromosome 9, ESF131.1, whole genome shotgun sequence genome encodes:
- the LOC136410740 gene encoding lysosomal acid glucosylceramidase-like, whose translation MIRISYLPCIIIIFVCAAAQEFFPCVQRITEYGAVCVCNSTYCDTIPPIQTLKSGQYQLYVTSKIELGFSALTGNFSDLDDNLNTTASVTITNITDTRQTIIGFGGAFTDATGITVGGLSEEAQENFIQSYFGEDGVQYSIGRVPVGGTDFSTRGYTYCDEEDETLDSFALQPEDINYKIPLIQRALELRGKENVKLFASGWSAPLWMKTNPTYGKTTSLQEKYYNLFAQYYIKFFEAYNRNNITFWGVTTQNEPANGILGIKIQSNGFTPNHMKTWIKEAFGPTIRNSSFKDLKIILHDDQLPFLPVLTYLVLSDPEVVDYADGIALHWYWNFFIPFSLIYDLLPSSFNGSSSKKELFLLSSEACNGFMNIVGLESSVKLGSWTRGQMYVTDIIKDLTYNHVGWVDWNMALNMSGGPNWIGNEVDSAVIVNGTIDEFYKQPMFYGIGHFSKFVVPESKRIVSTVTGVGLESISFVRPDGKIAIVIANTLSSTLDVAVQIEGKSGVFHLAANSFSTLLFTV comes from the exons ATGATTCGAATTTCTTatttaccctgtataataataatttttgtatgtgCTGCAGCACAAGAATTCTTTCCCTGTGTTCAAAGAATAACGGAATATGGAGCAGTCTGTGTGTGTAACTCCACTTACTGTGACACAATCCCTCCAATTCAAACTCTGAAGTCTGGGCAGTATCAACTCTACGTCACCAGTAAAATAGAATTAGGATTTTCCGCTCTTACGGGAAACTTTAGTGACTTAGACGACAATCTCAATACTACAGCTTCAGTCACCATTACTAACATCACAGATACAAGGCAAACCATCATAGGATTTGGAGGAGCTTTTACTGATGCTACTGGAATTACTGTTGGGGGGCTCAGTGAGGAAGCTCAGGAGAATTTCATTCAGAGCTATTTTGGTGAAGATGGAGTGCAATATAGTATTGGAAGGGTCCCGGTAGGAGGAACTGACTTTTCTACTAGAGGATACACGTATTGTGATGAAGAGGATGAAACTTTGGATTCTTTTGCTTTGCAGCCTGAAGATATCAATTACAAG ATTCCATTAATCCAAAGAGCATTAGAGCTTCGAGGAAAAGAGAACGTAAAGCTATTTGCTTCTGGATGGTCAGCCCCGCTTTGGATGAAGACAAACCCCAC ATATGGAAAAACTACTTCCCTCCAAGAAAAATACTACAACCTCTTTGCTCAATACTACATAAAGTTTTTTGAGGCCTATAATCGGAACAATATTACTTTCTGGGGAGTAACAACCCAAAATGAGCCTGCCAATGGCATTTTGGGGATTAAAATCCAGAGTAATGGGTTTACCCCAAATCACATG AAAACCTGGATTAAAGAAGCTTTTGGACCTACAATTCGGAACTCTTCATTTAAAGATTTGAAGATAATACTCCATGACGATCAACTGCCGTTTTTACCAGTTTTAACATAT CTAGTCCTTTCTGATCCAGAAGTAGTTGACTATGCAGATGGAATAGCCCTTCATTGGTACTGGAACTTCTTTATTCCATTTTCCTTGATATATGATTTACTTCCAAGCTCATTCAATGGTTCTTCCTCGAAGAAAGAACTATTTCTATTATCAAGTGAGGCGTGCAATG GCTTCATGAATATTGTGGGCCTAGAATCTTCAGTCAAACTTGGAAGTTGGACTAGAGGACAGATGTATGTAACCGACATAATTAAg GATCTCACCTACAATCATGTTGGTTGGGTGGACTGGAACATGGCACTAAACATGTCTGGAGGTCCCAATTGGATTGGCAATGAAGTAGATTCTGCTGTTATAGTGAATGGTACTATAGATGAGTTTTACAAGCAGCCAATGTTCTATGGTATTGGGCACTTTTCCAAGTTTGTGGTGCCTGAATCGAAGAGAATTGTTTCAACGGTTACAGGAGTTGGTCTTGAGAGTATATCATTTGTTAGGCCCGATGGGAAAATTGCTATTGTAATAGCCAATAC TTTGAGTTCAACGTTGGATGTGGCAGTGCAAATTGAGGGGAAAAGTGGTGTATTTCATTTAGCCGCAAATTCGTTTAGTACGTTGCTGTTTACGGTATAA